In the genome of Mytilus edulis chromosome 3, xbMytEdul2.2, whole genome shotgun sequence, one region contains:
- the LOC139518024 gene encoding calmodulin-like codes for MAKNLTEEQIGEFKEAFSLFDKDGDGTITTKELGTVMRSLGQNPTDAELQDMINEVDADGNGTIDFPEFLTMMAKKMQDTDSEEEIREAFKVFDKDGNGSISAAELRHVMTNLGEKLSDEEVDEMIREADLDGDGEINYEEFVKMMSGNKT; via the exons atggcaa AAAACTTAACAGAAGAACAAATAGGAG AATTCAAGGAAGCTTTCAGTTTATTTGACAAGGACGGTGATGGTACGATAACAACGAAAGAACTTGGAACAGTTATGAGGTCCTTAGGACAGAATCCAACAGATGCTGAACTACAGGATATGATAAATGAAGTGGATGCTGATG GAAACGGAACAATAGATTTCCCAGAGTTTTTAACCATGATGGCAAAGAAAATGCAGGATACTGATTCAGAGGAAGAAATAAGAGAGGCTTTTAAAGTATTTGACAAAGATGGTAATGGATCGATAAGTGCAGCTGAACTCCGTCATGTTATGACAAATTTGGGAGAGAAATTGTCAGACGAGGAAGTGGACGAGATGATACGAGAGGCTGATTTAGATGGGGATGGGGAAATCAATTACGAAG AGTTTGTAAAAATGATGTCGGGCAATAAAACATGA